The Deinococcus wulumuqiensis R12 genome has a window encoding:
- a CDS encoding IS5-like element ISDra5 family transposase: MLSERKPYKSDLDDETYLFILPYFLLAPEDAHQRVYPIREVLNAALWIGRTGSQWEYLPHDFPPYKIVHQQLMRWFERGCFENLAHDLHSLVREDALKEGVPTVAIVDSRTLQSTPESGGRAGYDGGKRRKGSKIHAAVDTMGNVMTLLVTPGNEQDREQVYDLCREVQQVTGDHIDVVIADQGYTGEQPQIDASLNDVELVVVKRPTGATGFVLLPLRWVVERTFAWTARFRRLSRDLERLQSSLLGFHWLAVSVTLLNKLKPILGSLA; encoded by the coding sequence ATGCTGTCAGAGCGAAAACCCTACAAGAGCGACCTGGACGACGAAACTTACCTCTTCATCCTGCCTTACTTTCTGCTTGCTCCAGAAGACGCTCACCAGCGCGTCTACCCGATACGTGAAGTCCTCAATGCCGCTCTGTGGATTGGCCGCACAGGGAGTCAGTGGGAGTACCTCCCACACGACTTTCCGCCATACAAAATTGTCCATCAGCAACTGATGCGGTGGTTTGAACGAGGTTGCTTCGAGAACCTCGCTCACGACCTGCATTCACTGGTTCGCGAGGACGCCCTCAAAGAGGGCGTTCCTACCGTTGCCATCGTGGATAGCCGCACTCTGCAAAGCACGCCCGAGAGTGGCGGACGTGCTGGATATGACGGTGGAAAGCGTCGTAAGGGCAGCAAAATCCACGCTGCTGTCGACACGATGGGTAATGTCATGACGTTGCTCGTCACCCCTGGCAATGAGCAAGACCGAGAGCAGGTCTATGACTTGTGCCGCGAGGTGCAGCAGGTCACTGGTGACCACATTGATGTCGTTATCGCCGACCAGGGGTACACCGGAGAGCAGCCGCAGATTGATGCTTCCTTGAACGATGTGGAACTTGTTGTGGTGAAACGCCCGACTGGAGCGACGGGCTTTGTGCTGCTTCCGTTGCGATGGGTGGTTGAACGGACATTCGCCTGGACAGCACGTTTTCGCCGTCTATCACGTGATTTGGAGAGGCTGCAAAGCAGTCTCCTCGGCTTTCACTGGCTCGCGGTATCTGTTACGCTCCTAAACAAATTAAAGCCAATTCTTGGCTCGCTAGCCTGA
- a CDS encoding VOC family protein, with protein sequence MLLDHVAIVTPDLDQGAAPYVALGLRPEGPDEDVGTQGVRVRAFVVGETLIELLMPTRPDSPIATFLEKRGPGLHHTAYRVEHLDAEMTRLRGEGARFLSETPGPGRAGTRVAFLHPKWGQGTLIELVEHPAGGHAHGAVR encoded by the coding sequence ATGCTGCTCGACCACGTCGCCATCGTCACCCCCGATCTGGACCAGGGCGCCGCGCCTTATGTCGCGCTCGGCCTGCGTCCCGAAGGCCCCGACGAGGACGTGGGCACCCAGGGCGTGCGCGTCCGGGCCTTCGTGGTGGGCGAAACCCTCATCGAGTTGCTGATGCCCACCCGCCCCGACAGCCCCATCGCCACCTTCCTGGAAAAAAGAGGCCCGGGCCTGCACCACACCGCCTACCGGGTCGAACACCTCGACGCCGAGATGACGCGGCTGCGCGGCGAGGGCGCCCGCTTCCTGTCCGAGACGCCGGGACCGGGCCGCGCCGGAACCCGCGTGGCCTTTTTGCATCCCAAATGGGGCCAGGGCACCCTCATCGAACTCGTCGAGCATCCTGCGGGCGGGCACGCCCACGGCGCCGTCCGTTGA
- a CDS encoding VanZ family protein, which produces MSRRPPQRRWWLPALALLAAIWTLSSSADTPGPPLAHPFDWLAHFVTYLALGYCLGRATGRPLTALVLAAWWGALDEVHQAFVPGREAGLTDWLFDFLGALIGAGVAGRRRSLPEEGPEA; this is translated from the coding sequence TTGAGCCGCCGCCCCCCCCAACGGCGCTGGTGGCTGCCCGCGCTGGCGCTGCTGGCGGCCATCTGGACCCTGAGCAGCTCCGCCGACACGCCGGGGCCGCCACTGGCCCACCCCTTTGACTGGCTCGCACACTTCGTCACTTACCTCGCGCTGGGCTACTGCCTGGGCCGCGCCACTGGGCGACCCCTGACCGCGCTGGTGCTCGCCGCGTGGTGGGGCGCGCTCGACGAGGTGCATCAGGCGTTCGTGCCGGGGCGTGAAGCGGGCCTTACCGACTGGCTGTTCGACTTTCTGGGCGCCCTGATCGGCGCGGGCGTGGCCGGACGGCGCCGTTCCTTGCCGGAGGAAGGGCCCGAGGCCTGA
- a CDS encoding type II toxin-antitoxin system HicA family toxin, with product MTKVSGKHRRTLEQIFTRPVPNTIRWDDIEKLLIHLGAKMSEGRGSRVRVYLHGEVAVFHRPHPKPVTDKGAVASVKQFLENAGIRP from the coding sequence ATGACTAAGGTAAGCGGCAAACACAGGCGGACGCTGGAACAGATCTTCACGCGTCCAGTGCCGAATACCATTCGCTGGGACGATATCGAGAAGCTACTGATTCACCTGGGGGCAAAGATGTCAGAAGGCAGAGGCTCGCGTGTACGGGTTTATCTTCATGGCGAAGTGGCGGTATTTCACCGCCCCCATCCGAAGCCGGTAACTGACAAGGGTGCTGTAGCTTCAGTGAAACAGTTTCTGGAGAATGCCGGAATTCGCCCCTGA
- the plsY gene encoding glycerol-3-phosphate 1-O-acyltransferase PlsY, whose product MTPTALLALLLSYLIGAVPAAAWLARTRGVDIRKVGSGNSGATNVLRSLGKGPALAVAVFDILKGVLAVLLARTLGLSEGWAALCGLLAVIGHNFSPFLGFRGGKGVATSFGVIAILDPVIGLVAFVLAIACMWLTRFVSAGSIMGAFIVAALVLVLPRPDWDRAAVLFLAALLVWQHRENVRKLQAGTERRLGEKVS is encoded by the coding sequence GTGACCCCGACCGCGCTGCTCGCCCTTCTGCTCTCCTACCTCATCGGCGCGGTCCCGGCGGCGGCGTGGCTGGCACGGACGCGGGGCGTGGACATTCGCAAGGTCGGCAGCGGCAACAGCGGCGCCACCAACGTGCTGCGCTCGCTGGGCAAGGGACCGGCCCTGGCCGTCGCGGTGTTCGACATCCTCAAGGGCGTGCTGGCGGTGCTGCTCGCCCGCACCCTGGGCCTCAGCGAGGGCTGGGCCGCGCTGTGCGGCTTGCTGGCGGTGATCGGGCACAACTTCAGCCCCTTTCTGGGCTTCCGGGGGGGCAAGGGGGTGGCGACCAGTTTCGGGGTGATCGCCATACTCGACCCGGTGATCGGACTGGTCGCCTTCGTCCTCGCCATCGCCTGCATGTGGCTGACCCGCTTCGTGAGTGCGGGAAGCATCATGGGGGCGTTCATCGTGGCTGCGCTGGTCCTCGTGTTGCCGCGCCCCGACTGGGACCGCGCCGCCGTGCTGTTTCTCGCCGCGCTGCTGGTGTGGCAACATCGGGAAAATGTCCGCAAATTGCAGGCAGGCACCGAGCGGCGGCTGGGCGAAAAGGTGTCCTGA
- a CDS encoding DUF4357 domain-containing protein → MTDSLSPAPSQGAGPTFELRSEHGQARGQLRGNQFVVLAGSHARAAEVPSLANHAYNSLRPALIAQGKLQANAAGQLIFTEDVPFNSVSAAAVAVLGRSANGKLEWRLEARPEISFGDWAAQTQGGPEQPTDEIESVQSSWQPFFHALAVKVLDYQQRQPELVQVLKDAGVAINHDEGQPLAEIDPFTFFSLILKHTSDATALPLLARVGAGLGLSLPAPTDLKGVPWSNPMNAWFFAYRSQRKDSDIPTLWALARQAVAGQLDAQTFREALEIRKVALPKLTQGLFWLNPGAFLALNSVNVPFLQWHGVKTAGKVQTLAEYQEVLRAAQALAPDFLSLSHAAWLRGPTSNKVATLRDGRFPFTEYRQDVQGLVGDKVKGNMLLEQRYSPLLVELFREAEPEHLTPSQSAYGGGQQLAVKVSLGGGVKMSSGVFGRALLFADDSGFEYVRFPAGLTLEIGIPDGKGDGPRQALERESVRQDLLDAMVKSLPLSTPPTLTLNTDFGPLQLLPLTPEGRQVASDALSTYAAGTGKSRRLRVGISLLPAELESQQFTQLLEAAVNYADELKAALEPIAQTPERPSLDDLGKDDEEELAPSVDARIPLNQILYGPPGTGKTYNVVTKALVILDAGFMAGQPDRPAMKARYDELVAQGAISFVTFHQSFGYEDFVEGIKPVMQGGQLSYVLEDGIFLEAVRAAGGALHRMGEQTAPAARESALAQTPQPEPSPLLSPNAQVWRIYIDGGAPISQLRDKVLARGEMRVGHFGMSPRDWNTVSADELHSTAALFRDGVRVGDLVLLASGVDTVSAVGVVTDEYAYDPTTDPTLNLEYVHSRTVNWLQTGLKANAEELTGKRFSPVTLQRVKDVSAETVLQRLGIAPLPFKSPTASEPDPVQTEEAAPPRRHVLIIDEINRGNVAKIFGELITLLETGKRAGRAEALTVKLPLSRRALSVPDTLYVVGTMNTADRSLTQLDTALRRRFTFQPVWPEPEVLRELTIDGITLDLRKFLYAINERIERLLSREQMIGHAYLLDIPGDLPGVAGALRERILPQLEEYFFDDWGKIREVLDDPHKEEHLQFVQERKIGGEKRHRINEAAFGELEAFRLVYSRLSDDTFPFEA, encoded by the coding sequence ATGACGGATTCACTTTCACCTGCGCCTTCGCAGGGGGCCGGGCCAACGTTTGAACTGAGGTCGGAGCACGGACAGGCCAGGGGTCAGCTGCGGGGGAACCAGTTCGTGGTGCTGGCGGGCAGCCACGCCAGAGCAGCCGAAGTGCCCTCACTGGCAAACCACGCCTACAATTCGCTGCGGCCCGCCCTGATCGCCCAGGGCAAATTGCAGGCGAACGCGGCAGGCCAGTTGATTTTTACCGAGGATGTTCCTTTCAACTCCGTCAGTGCCGCCGCCGTCGCCGTGCTGGGCCGCAGCGCCAATGGCAAGTTGGAGTGGCGGCTGGAGGCTCGGCCCGAAATCTCGTTCGGTGACTGGGCGGCCCAGACGCAGGGCGGCCCGGAGCAACCGACCGACGAGATCGAATCGGTGCAGAGCAGTTGGCAGCCTTTTTTTCACGCCCTGGCCGTCAAGGTGCTGGACTACCAGCAGCGTCAGCCCGAACTGGTGCAGGTGCTCAAAGACGCGGGCGTGGCCATCAACCACGATGAGGGGCAGCCGCTGGCCGAGATAGACCCTTTCACCTTCTTCTCGCTGATTCTCAAACATACGTCGGACGCCACGGCGCTGCCGCTCCTGGCGCGGGTGGGGGCGGGTCTGGGTCTCTCGCTCCCGGCCCCCACCGACCTGAAGGGCGTGCCCTGGAGCAACCCCATGAACGCCTGGTTCTTTGCCTACCGCAGCCAGAGGAAGGATTCGGATATTCCGACCCTGTGGGCGCTGGCACGTCAGGCCGTGGCGGGGCAACTGGACGCGCAGACCTTCAGGGAGGCCCTGGAAATTCGGAAGGTGGCCCTCCCGAAGCTCACGCAGGGGCTGTTCTGGCTCAATCCTGGGGCGTTCCTGGCACTCAACAGCGTCAATGTGCCCTTTTTGCAGTGGCACGGCGTCAAGACTGCGGGCAAGGTGCAGACGCTGGCCGAGTATCAGGAGGTGTTGCGGGCCGCCCAGGCACTGGCACCGGACTTCCTCTCTCTGTCCCATGCGGCGTGGCTACGGGGGCCGACCAGCAACAAAGTGGCGACGCTGAGGGACGGGCGCTTTCCCTTCACGGAATATCGGCAGGATGTGCAGGGACTGGTAGGCGACAAGGTCAAGGGCAACATGCTGCTGGAACAGCGTTACTCGCCGCTGCTGGTCGAACTGTTCCGGGAGGCCGAGCCTGAGCACCTGACCCCTTCACAGTCGGCCTACGGGGGCGGCCAGCAGTTGGCGGTCAAGGTCAGCTTGGGCGGCGGCGTGAAGATGAGCAGTGGGGTATTTGGACGCGCCCTGTTGTTTGCAGACGACAGCGGCTTTGAATATGTGCGCTTTCCGGCGGGCCTGACGTTGGAGATCGGCATTCCGGACGGCAAAGGCGACGGCCCCCGGCAAGCCCTGGAGAGGGAAAGTGTTCGGCAAGACCTGCTGGACGCGATGGTCAAGAGCTTGCCGCTCAGCACTCCGCCGACCCTGACACTCAACACGGATTTTGGCCCTCTCCAGTTGCTTCCCCTGACGCCGGAGGGGAGACAGGTCGCCAGTGACGCCCTGAGCACGTATGCGGCGGGCACGGGCAAAAGTCGGCGTCTGCGCGTGGGCATCTCACTGCTTCCCGCAGAGTTGGAAAGTCAACAGTTCACGCAACTTCTGGAAGCAGCCGTGAACTATGCCGATGAACTCAAGGCCGCCTTGGAACCCATCGCCCAGACCCCGGAGCGCCCCTCCCTTGATGACCTGGGCAAGGACGACGAAGAGGAGCTTGCTCCCAGTGTCGATGCCAGAATTCCCCTGAATCAGATTCTCTACGGCCCGCCAGGTACAGGGAAAACATACAATGTCGTCACTAAGGCTTTGGTCATTCTGGACGCAGGATTCATGGCCGGGCAACCTGACCGCCCGGCCATGAAAGCCCGCTACGACGAGCTTGTGGCCCAGGGTGCCATTTCGTTCGTGACCTTTCACCAGTCCTTCGGCTACGAGGACTTCGTTGAAGGCATCAAGCCTGTGATGCAGGGCGGACAACTGAGCTATGTGCTGGAAGACGGCATTTTTCTGGAAGCGGTTCGGGCGGCGGGCGGCGCGTTGCACCGGATGGGCGAACAGACAGCCCCCGCAGCGCGGGAGAGTGCCCTGGCGCAGACGCCGCAGCCAGAACCGTCGCCACTGCTCTCTCCCAATGCCCAGGTGTGGCGCATTTACATAGATGGTGGTGCGCCCATCAGCCAACTGCGCGACAAGGTGCTGGCGCGGGGCGAGATGCGCGTGGGGCACTTCGGGATGTCCCCACGGGACTGGAATACGGTCAGCGCCGACGAACTGCACAGCACCGCCGCCCTCTTCCGCGACGGCGTGCGCGTGGGCGACCTGGTCTTGCTGGCATCGGGGGTAGACACCGTATCGGCGGTGGGCGTGGTCACGGACGAGTACGCTTACGACCCGACCACTGATCCCACACTGAACCTGGAATATGTGCATAGCCGCACGGTGAACTGGCTGCAAACCGGGCTTAAGGCGAACGCTGAGGAATTGACGGGCAAGAGGTTTTCCCCGGTCACGCTCCAGCGGGTCAAGGACGTGAGCGCCGAAACAGTGCTGCAACGCCTGGGCATCGCGCCTTTGCCCTTCAAATCGCCCACCGCCAGCGAACCCGACCCGGTTCAAACCGAAGAAGCCGCGCCGCCGCGCCGTCACGTCCTGATCATTGACGAGATCAACCGTGGCAACGTCGCCAAGATTTTCGGTGAACTCATCACCCTCCTTGAAACTGGCAAGCGTGCTGGGCGGGCCGAAGCACTGACCGTCAAGCTGCCCCTGAGCCGCCGTGCCCTGAGTGTGCCGGACACCCTGTACGTGGTCGGCACCATGAACACCGCCGACCGCAGCCTCACCCAGCTGGACACGGCCCTGCGGCGACGCTTCACCTTCCAGCCGGTCTGGCCCGAGCCGGAGGTTTTGCGCGAACTGACGATCGACGGAATCACTCTGGACCTGCGCAAGTTCCTGTATGCCATCAACGAGCGCATTGAGCGTCTGCTCTCGCGCGAACAGATGATCGGGCATGCCTACCTGCTGGACATTCCGGGTGATCTGCCCGGGGTAGCGGGCGCCCTGCGCGAACGCATCCTGCCGCAGCTCGAAGAGTATTTCTTCGACGATTGGGGCAAGATCCGGGAGGTGCTGGACGACCCCCACAAGGAAGAACACCTGCAATTCGTTCAGGAACGCAAAATCGGCGGCGAAAAACGCCACCGCATCAACGAGGCGGCCTTTGGCGAACTGGAAGCCTTCCGCCTGGTGTACTCGCGCCTGAGCGACGACACCTTCCCCTTTGAAGCCTGA
- a CDS encoding McrC family protein, with the protein METHLTLREHDTLVRGEVTAQGEWNVSTLAAEAFDALQALLTDKSGELGPVATPTKFSGKDALKLTQWVGLIRTPDGTAVEILPKTHERPGSRHHDPVNSLRMSREVLMRMLVATDERFRAAPPADLDPARMPLFEMLLRSVLEGIKLAVRRGVPHMYVAVQEERASFRGRLDLPRQTRQLPQRRHLLHVQYDEFLPDRPETRLTRLTAQRVLRLSRVESTRRLARELLVALDDVPPSQNIDRDFAQWRLERGHVHFAPLEGLCRLVLYELNPLVGGMAARAQAVLFDMNKVYESYVAWLLREQRPKWTIQTQVTEAALGTAGTQRAFPLRPDLLITTETGQVIVADTKWKRLKPEKAPTYDIPNADAYQMLAYSEVFQAQQAIKEVWLIYPHLPGLPESLTPIALPGERVLQLCTVRLSDSFPMAPGASAS; encoded by the coding sequence ATGGAAACCCACCTCACTTTGCGGGAGCACGACACCCTGGTCAGAGGTGAAGTGACGGCGCAGGGAGAGTGGAACGTCAGTACCCTGGCAGCTGAAGCCTTTGACGCTCTGCAAGCCCTGCTGACCGATAAGAGCGGCGAACTGGGTCCGGTAGCCACGCCGACCAAATTCAGTGGCAAGGACGCGCTCAAGCTCACCCAGTGGGTCGGGCTGATCCGCACGCCAGATGGCACGGCGGTGGAGATCTTACCCAAGACCCACGAGCGTCCTGGCTCACGTCATCACGACCCGGTGAATTCTCTGCGAATGAGCCGCGAAGTGCTGATGCGGATGCTGGTTGCCACCGACGAGCGTTTCCGTGCGGCTCCACCTGCCGACCTCGACCCCGCCAGGATGCCCCTCTTCGAGATGTTGCTGCGCTCGGTGCTGGAGGGCATCAAGCTGGCCGTCAGGCGAGGTGTGCCTCATATGTATGTGGCTGTGCAGGAGGAGCGGGCCAGCTTCAGAGGCCGCCTTGACCTGCCACGTCAGACCAGGCAACTGCCGCAGCGCCGACACCTGCTTCACGTCCAGTACGACGAGTTTTTACCAGATCGGCCAGAAACCCGCTTGACGCGCCTGACCGCCCAGCGCGTTCTCCGCCTCAGTCGTGTGGAGAGCACGAGGCGGCTGGCCCGTGAACTCTTGGTGGCTTTAGATGATGTGCCGCCCAGCCAGAACATTGACCGCGACTTCGCGCAGTGGCGTCTGGAGCGTGGGCACGTTCACTTTGCGCCCCTTGAGGGGCTGTGTCGCCTGGTACTCTACGAACTCAACCCCTTGGTCGGGGGAATGGCGGCGAGAGCGCAAGCGGTGCTGTTCGATATGAACAAGGTGTACGAGTCCTATGTGGCCTGGCTTCTGCGGGAACAGCGACCCAAGTGGACGATTCAGACGCAGGTCACGGAGGCTGCCCTGGGGACTGCGGGGACGCAAAGGGCTTTCCCGCTGCGGCCCGACTTGCTGATCACGACGGAGACTGGGCAAGTCATCGTGGCCGATACCAAATGGAAGCGGTTGAAGCCAGAAAAGGCCCCGACCTACGACATCCCGAATGCCGATGCCTACCAAATGCTGGCCTACAGCGAGGTCTTTCAGGCACAGCAGGCCATCAAGGAGGTGTGGTTGATCTATCCCCACCTTCCTGGGCTGCCGGAGAGTTTGACGCCCATCGCGCTGCCTGGAGAGCGCGTGCTGCAACTGTGCACGGTCAGGCTGTCGGATTCTTTTCCAATGGCCCCAGGAGCATCAGCGTCCTGA
- a CDS encoding dipeptidase, producing the protein MTSPDLSALLDREQANAELFELLRIPSVSADPTRKADMTRAAEWLQLKLQSLGFAARVDTTPGHPIVYAERLNAPGKPTVLIYGHYDVQPEAPLEEWVTPPFEPTIRDGRIYARGSTDDKGQAFAHVKGAELLLSQGELPVNVKFLLEGEEEIGSASIGDYLTAHREELKADVIVVSDGSRFAPDVPTITYGVRGLSYVEIHVQGANRDLHSGSYGGAAPNPINALCDIIARLKDEQGRVTIPGFYDGIEPLTDEERAMWASLPHSDDEFAASIGVPALPGEEGYTTLERIWGRPTLDVNGIWGGYQGEGSKTVIAAKAGAKVSMRLVPGQDPDRITQLIKDYVPTIAPRGVKAEVIGHHGGQPVKFDTNSVWVQGANRALKRVYGREAAFARTGGSIPIVADFDRILQTPVLFVDLGLNEDAPHSPNESFAVADYHNGILTSAYLLQELGSEQPGAAD; encoded by the coding sequence ATGACCTCACCTGATCTGTCCGCTCTGCTCGACCGTGAGCAGGCCAACGCCGAACTGTTCGAGCTGCTGCGTATTCCCTCGGTGAGCGCCGACCCCACGCGCAAGGCCGACATGACCCGCGCCGCCGAGTGGCTGCAACTCAAATTGCAGTCGCTGGGCTTCGCGGCCCGCGTGGACACCACGCCCGGCCACCCCATCGTGTACGCCGAGCGCCTGAACGCCCCCGGCAAGCCCACCGTGCTGATCTACGGCCACTACGACGTGCAGCCCGAAGCGCCGCTGGAAGAGTGGGTCACGCCTCCTTTCGAGCCGACCATCCGTGACGGACGCATCTACGCCCGGGGCAGCACCGACGACAAGGGGCAGGCGTTCGCGCACGTCAAGGGCGCGGAGCTGCTGCTCTCGCAGGGTGAGCTGCCGGTCAACGTCAAGTTCCTGCTCGAAGGCGAGGAGGAAATCGGCAGCGCCAGCATCGGCGACTACCTCACCGCGCACCGGGAAGAACTGAAGGCCGACGTGATCGTGGTGTCCGACGGCAGCCGTTTCGCCCCCGACGTGCCCACCATCACCTACGGCGTGCGCGGCCTGAGCTACGTGGAAATTCACGTGCAGGGCGCCAACCGTGACCTGCACTCCGGCAGCTACGGCGGCGCGGCGCCCAACCCCATCAACGCGCTGTGCGACATCATCGCCCGGCTCAAGGACGAGCAGGGCCGCGTCACCATCCCCGGCTTCTACGACGGCATCGAGCCGCTGACCGACGAGGAGCGGGCGATGTGGGCCAGCTTGCCCCACTCCGACGACGAGTTCGCCGCCAGCATCGGCGTGCCTGCGCTGCCCGGCGAGGAAGGCTACACCACGCTGGAGCGCATCTGGGGCCGTCCGACCCTCGACGTGAACGGCATCTGGGGCGGCTATCAGGGCGAAGGCTCCAAGACGGTGATCGCCGCCAAAGCGGGCGCCAAGGTGTCCATGCGACTGGTGCCGGGGCAGGACCCCGACCGGATTACGCAGCTCATCAAGGACTACGTGCCCACCATTGCGCCCAGGGGTGTCAAGGCCGAAGTCATCGGGCACCACGGCGGGCAGCCGGTCAAGTTCGACACGAACAGCGTGTGGGTGCAGGGCGCGAATCGGGCCTTGAAACGCGTGTACGGGCGCGAGGCCGCCTTTGCCCGCACCGGCGGGAGCATTCCCATCGTGGCCGACTTCGACCGCATCCTTCAGACCCCGGTGCTGTTCGTGGACCTCGGCCTGAACGAGGACGCGCCGCACTCGCCCAACGAAAGCTTCGCGGTGGCCGACTACCACAACGGCATTCTGACCAGTGCCTACCTGCTTCAGGAACTCGGCAGCGAGCAGCCGGGAGCGGCAGATTGA
- a CDS encoding type II toxin-antitoxin system HicB family antitoxin, translating into MTTLEHKGYVGSVTFDAEAEILHGTVINTRDVITFQGESVTEIKTAFVDSVEDYLEFCAELGREPEKPMSGKFNIRISPLLHAQAVATAASLDISLNRLVEEALSEKVGHSRAVAAEIREIFEEEPCRSSIKTSYTQTLSRALEQNIRFMPPQSISLKQENESKKSKVGG; encoded by the coding sequence ATGACGACTTTAGAACACAAAGGCTACGTCGGTAGTGTCACCTTTGACGCAGAGGCCGAAATCCTGCATGGCACGGTGATCAACACCCGTGACGTGATTACCTTTCAGGGCGAGAGCGTGACTGAAATCAAGACCGCATTCGTAGACAGCGTGGAGGATTATCTGGAATTCTGCGCTGAGTTGGGTCGTGAACCGGAAAAGCCGATGAGCGGCAAGTTTAATATCCGTATTTCGCCGCTGTTACATGCTCAAGCCGTGGCTACGGCAGCTTCCCTTGACATCAGTTTGAATAGGCTCGTTGAAGAGGCGCTATCGGAGAAAGTGGGACATAGCCGGGCCGTAGCAGCAGAAATTAGAGAAATTTTTGAGGAAGAGCCTTGTCGCAGCTCCATCAAAACAAGTTACACTCAGACCCTTTCCCGCGCTCTGGAACAGAATATTCGCTTCATGCCACCTCAAAGTATTTCCCTGAAGCAGGAAAACGAGAGCAAAAAGTCCAAGGTAGGAGGCTGA
- a CDS encoding DoxX family protein has protein sequence MNRPPRSVLPLALGFGAIGVLHFLRPQFFDRIVPPWVPVSPRTATLVSGAAEIAGGLGLLHPATRPAARWGLLALLVAVFPANLYMAQHPEKFGTPPWVALARLPLQPLLAWWVSRAGR, from the coding sequence ATGAACCGCCCTCCCCGCTCCGTCCTGCCTCTCGCGCTGGGCTTCGGCGCCATCGGCGTCCTGCACTTTCTCAGGCCCCAATTCTTCGACCGGATCGTGCCGCCGTGGGTGCCGGTGAGTCCGCGCACCGCCACGCTGGTCAGCGGCGCGGCGGAAATCGCGGGCGGACTGGGGTTGCTGCACCCCGCCACCCGGCCCGCTGCCCGCTGGGGCCTGCTCGCGCTGCTGGTCGCCGTTTTTCCGGCCAATCTCTACATGGCGCAGCATCCGGAAAAGTTCGGCACGCCCCCGTGGGTCGCGCTTGCCCGCCTGCCGCTGCAACCGCTGCTGGCGTGGTGGGTGTCCCGCGCCGGACGCTGA